From the Ferrigenium kumadai genome, one window contains:
- a CDS encoding inositol monophosphatase family protein encodes MLKAVVAAVKLVAAEEIMPRYLKVAHQRKSDGSLCTEADMAAQTALSRKLQAILNVPVLGEEMSAVEQHALWQAGNDGLWCIDPLDGTSNFVRGLPYFAVSAALLREGKSVLGVVYDPVADEVFAAEQDRGAFLNGEKLVGREAVESLEEALANVDLKRLDMKLVARLAAHPPYSSQRNFGASALDWCYTAAGRYDVYLHGGQKLWDYAAGTLILREAGGHACCIENDDFAQGDIWQRSVIASRGAQLFEQWKNWIRAQQ; translated from the coding sequence ATGCTCAAGGCCGTGGTCGCGGCGGTCAAGCTGGTCGCGGCGGAAGAGATCATGCCGCGCTATCTCAAGGTGGCCCACCAGCGCAAGAGCGACGGCAGCCTGTGCACCGAGGCGGACATGGCGGCGCAGACCGCGCTGTCCAGGAAGCTGCAAGCCATCCTCAATGTGCCGGTGCTGGGCGAGGAGATGTCCGCCGTGGAGCAGCATGCGCTCTGGCAGGCAGGCAATGACGGGCTGTGGTGCATCGATCCCCTCGACGGTACTTCCAACTTCGTGCGCGGCCTCCCCTATTTTGCGGTGTCGGCGGCGCTGCTGCGCGAAGGTAAGAGCGTGCTGGGCGTGGTGTACGACCCGGTGGCCGACGAGGTATTCGCCGCGGAGCAGGACAGGGGCGCATTCCTGAACGGCGAGAAGCTGGTCGGTCGGGAAGCGGTGGAGTCGCTCGAGGAGGCGCTGGCGAATGTCGACTTGAAGCGCCTGGACATGAAGCTGGTCGCGCGGCTCGCGGCCCATCCGCCGTACAGCTCGCAGCGCAATTTCGGCGCCAGCGCGCTGGACTGGTGCTACACCGCCGCCGGGCGCTACGACGTTTATCTGCACGGCGGGCAGAAGCTGTGGGACTATGCTGCAGGCACGCTGATCCTGCGGGAAGCGGGCGGCCATGCCTGCTGTATCGAGAACGACGATTTCGCGCAGGGTGACATCTGGCAGCGTTCGGTGATCGCGTCGCGCGGCGCGCAGCTGTTCGAACAATGGAAGAACTGGATACGCGCGCAACAATGA
- the trkA gene encoding Trk system potassium transporter TrkA, which produces MKILILGAGQVGSTVAESLVSEANDITVVDTDGEKLRQLQDRLDLRTLTGSASHPSTLEQAGIADTDMLLAVTQSDEVNMVACKLAASLYNTPTRIARIRASDYLNREEVFNADNFCVDFSICPEQILTEYITKLIEFPEALQVLEFGDGKVSLVAVRAFEGGPLVGNPLSFLRTHMPQVETRVAAIFRQDRAIIPEGSTVVQDGDEIFFIAATDNIRSVLQEMRRMDKPSKRVMIVGGGNIGRRLGKALERDYQVKIIEYNKKTCQKLAGELTNTLVLNGDGTDEKLMHQENVGEVDVFCALTNDDENNIMSALLAKQGGARKVVALINRSAYVGLVQGGKIDIALSPAQVTIGSLLAYVRQGDVAVVHSLRRGAAEALELIAHGDRQSSRIVGRRIEEIDLPKGATIGALVRGDEVVIVHHDTVIEAEDHVIVFVTEKKMVKKVEKLFQVNLGFF; this is translated from the coding sequence GTGAAGATATTGATATTGGGGGCGGGACAGGTCGGCTCGACGGTGGCGGAAAGCCTGGTGAGCGAGGCGAACGACATCACCGTGGTGGATACCGACGGCGAGAAGCTGCGTCAGCTGCAGGACCGGCTGGACCTGCGCACGCTGACCGGCAGCGCTTCGCACCCGTCGACGCTTGAGCAGGCGGGCATCGCCGACACCGACATGTTGCTGGCGGTGACGCAGAGTGACGAGGTTAACATGGTGGCCTGCAAGCTCGCGGCCAGCCTGTACAACACGCCCACGCGCATCGCGCGTATCCGCGCCTCCGATTACCTCAATCGCGAGGAGGTGTTCAATGCGGACAACTTCTGCGTCGACTTCTCCATCTGCCCCGAGCAGATCCTCACCGAGTACATCACCAAGCTGATCGAATTCCCCGAGGCGCTGCAGGTGCTGGAGTTCGGCGACGGCAAGGTGTCGCTGGTGGCGGTGCGCGCCTTCGAAGGCGGGCCGCTGGTGGGCAATCCGCTGAGTTTCCTGCGCACGCACATGCCCCAGGTCGAAACCCGCGTCGCGGCGATCTTCCGCCAGGACCGCGCGATCATCCCCGAGGGCAGCACAGTGGTGCAGGACGGCGACGAGATCTTCTTCATCGCCGCGACCGACAACATCCGCAGCGTTTTGCAGGAAATGCGCCGGATGGACAAACCCTCCAAGCGCGTGATGATCGTCGGCGGCGGCAACATCGGCCGTCGCCTGGGCAAGGCGCTGGAGCGCGACTACCAGGTCAAGATCATCGAGTACAACAAGAAGACCTGCCAGAAACTGGCGGGCGAGCTGACCAACACCCTGGTGCTGAACGGTGACGGCACCGACGAGAAGCTGATGCACCAGGAGAACGTCGGCGAGGTGGACGTGTTCTGCGCGCTCACCAACGACGACGAGAACAACATCATGTCGGCGCTGCTCGCCAAACAGGGCGGGGCACGCAAGGTGGTCGCGCTGATCAACCGCAGCGCCTATGTGGGGCTGGTGCAGGGCGGCAAGATCGACATCGCCCTGTCGCCGGCGCAGGTCACCATCGGTTCTCTGCTCGCCTATGTGCGCCAGGGCGACGTCGCGGTGGTTCACTCGCTGCGTCGCGGCGCGGCGGAGGCGCTCGAGCTGATCGCGCACGGCGACCGCCAGTCTTCGCGCATCGTGGGGCGACGCATCGAGGAGATCGACCTGCCCAAGGGGGCGACCATCGGCGCCCTCGTGCGCGGCGATGAGGTGGTGATCGTCCATCACGATACGGTGATCGAGGCGGAAGACCATGTGATCGTGTTCGTCACCGAGAAGAAGATGGTGAAGAAGGTCGAGAAGCTGTTCCAGGTCAACCTCGGGTTCTTCTGA
- a CDS encoding TrkH family potassium uptake protein, whose protein sequence is MGRALTVLHALGLMLVVFSIAYLIPVVTSLIYADTTMLLDFLLAMLWTAASGVLMWMLTRHYKGELTIRHGYLLVVVMWTAMPAFGTLPLLLAMPGLSFTDAYFETMSGMTTTGATVLVGLDNLPPAINIWRHELNWLGGLGIIVLAVAVLPLLGIGGRQLFKAETPGPMKDSALTPRIADTARNLWVVYLGITLACIAALKWAGMNWLDAVCHAFAAMGLGGFSTHDASVGYFNSPLIEFILIVFMLLAAMNFASHFLAWRGKSLRVYLRDTEAIAMLSVVLASCVGIALFLWWQGTYADFWTALRHASFNLVSIATDCGFASVDFAQWPIFAPLWMLFLSCIVASSGSTGGGLKMVRTLILFKQAGREFLKLLHPSAVNPMKVGGMVVPNSIVFAVLGFVFLYFMSIVAYTFLLLISGLDFISSFTAVIACINNAGPGLGVVGPATNYSALTDFQTWVCTLAMLTGRLEVFTLLIIFTPVFWRR, encoded by the coding sequence ATGGGACGCGCGCTTACGGTTCTTCATGCTCTCGGGTTGATGCTGGTGGTGTTCAGCATCGCCTACCTGATACCCGTGGTGACTTCGCTGATCTATGCGGACACCACCATGCTGCTGGATTTCCTGCTGGCGATGCTGTGGACGGCCGCTTCCGGCGTGCTGATGTGGATGCTGACGCGCCACTATAAGGGCGAGTTGACGATCCGGCATGGCTACCTGCTGGTGGTGGTCATGTGGACGGCGATGCCGGCCTTCGGTACGTTGCCGTTGCTGCTGGCGATGCCTGGCCTGTCGTTCACCGATGCCTATTTCGAGACCATGTCCGGCATGACCACCACGGGTGCGACGGTGCTGGTCGGGCTGGACAACCTGCCTCCCGCGATCAATATCTGGCGGCATGAACTGAACTGGCTGGGCGGCCTGGGCATCATCGTGCTGGCGGTGGCGGTGTTGCCGCTGCTGGGCATCGGCGGTCGCCAGTTGTTCAAGGCCGAGACGCCGGGGCCGATGAAGGATTCCGCACTCACCCCGCGCATCGCCGATACCGCGCGCAACCTGTGGGTGGTCTATCTGGGCATCACGCTGGCCTGTATCGCCGCGTTGAAGTGGGCGGGAATGAACTGGCTGGATGCGGTTTGCCATGCCTTCGCCGCGATGGGGCTGGGCGGTTTCTCCACTCACGATGCCAGCGTGGGCTATTTCAATTCGCCGCTGATCGAATTCATCCTGATCGTGTTCATGCTGCTGGCGGCGATGAACTTTGCCTCACATTTCCTGGCATGGCGCGGCAAGAGCCTGAGGGTCTATTTGCGCGACACCGAAGCTATCGCCATGCTGAGCGTGGTGTTGGCGAGCTGCGTCGGTATCGCGTTGTTCCTGTGGTGGCAGGGAACCTACGCTGATTTCTGGACTGCGCTGCGCCACGCCAGCTTCAACCTGGTTTCCATCGCCACGGACTGCGGATTCGCCAGCGTGGATTTTGCGCAGTGGCCGATCTTCGCCCCGCTGTGGATGCTGTTCCTGTCCTGCATCGTCGCCAGTTCCGGGTCGACCGGCGGTGGCCTCAAGATGGTGCGCACCCTGATCCTGTTCAAGCAGGCCGGGCGCGAATTCCTCAAGCTGCTGCACCCGTCTGCGGTCAACCCGATGAAGGTGGGCGGGATGGTCGTCCCGAACAGCATCGTGTTCGCGGTGCTGGGCTTCGTTTTCCTGTATTTCATGAGCATCGTGGCTTACACCTTCCTGTTGCTGATCAGTGGCCTCGATTTCATTTCGTCGTTCACGGCAGTCATCGCCTGCATCAACAACGCGGGTCCCGGTCTCGGCGTGGTGGGACCCGCCACGAACTATTCGGCGCTGACCGATTTCCAGACCTGGGTTTGCACCCTCGCGATGCTGACCGGGCGGCTGGAGGTATTTACGCTGCTGATCATCTTCACCCCGGTTTTCTGGCGGCGGTAA
- a CDS encoding response regulator codes for MNGSLPLSGVKVVLIDDSNTIRRSGEIFLSQSGCEVVLAEDGFDGLSKVVDARPDLILVDVMMPRLDGYQTCALIRNHPQFGRIPIVMLTSKDSLFDRARGKLLGVEQYLIKPFDKRRLVETVRTQIGREGADIGG; via the coding sequence TTGAACGGGAGTCTTCCACTGTCGGGAGTGAAGGTGGTGCTGATCGATGACAGCAACACCATACGCCGCAGCGGCGAGATATTCCTGTCGCAGTCGGGCTGCGAAGTCGTGCTCGCCGAGGACGGTTTCGACGGCCTGTCCAAGGTGGTCGACGCCCGGCCCGACCTCATCCTGGTCGATGTGATGATGCCGCGGCTGGACGGCTACCAGACCTGCGCCCTGATCCGGAACCATCCCCAGTTCGGCCGAATCCCCATCGTCATGCTGACCAGCAAGGATTCGCTGTTCGATCGCGCGCGGGGCAAGCTGCTCGGCGTGGAGCAGTACCTGATCAAGCCTTTCGACAAGAGGCGGTTGGTGGAAACGGTGCGGACGCAGATCGGAAGAGAAGGAGCGGACATTGGCGGATAA
- a CDS encoding chemotaxis protein CheW, whose amino-acid sequence MADNRGHMLAVQMGGQNWLVDPADISEALPLPPLTPVPLTKPWLRGVMNAHGSLYCVTDLAAYLQQGAASGEHENRVLVLADREAHAALLVENVVGLREVGGWTRSETDGQIQYCDEQGAIWRKLDVPGLLEQPAFLQTGIEGA is encoded by the coding sequence TTGGCGGATAACCGGGGGCATATGCTCGCCGTGCAGATGGGGGGGCAGAACTGGCTGGTGGATCCCGCTGACATCAGCGAGGCGCTGCCGCTGCCGCCGCTGACCCCGGTGCCGCTCACCAAGCCGTGGCTGCGCGGCGTGATGAATGCGCACGGCAGCCTGTATTGCGTCACGGACCTGGCGGCCTATCTGCAGCAAGGTGCGGCTTCCGGAGAGCATGAGAACCGCGTGCTGGTGCTCGCCGACAGGGAGGCTCATGCGGCCTTGCTGGTCGAGAACGTGGTGGGGCTGCGCGAGGTGGGGGGCTGGACGAGGAGCGAGACGGACGGACAGATTCAATATTGCGACGAGCAGGGCGCTATCTGGCGCAAGCTGGATGTGCCCGGCCTGCTGGAACAGCCTGCCTTTCTGCAGACAGGTATCGAGGGCGCCTGA